In the Leptospira sp. WS4.C2 genome, one interval contains:
- a CDS encoding heme lyase CcmF/NrfE family subunit, translating into MNNLGTILLTASLAILVFSALQTIYGIYKQDRKAIELGRLALMTNPFVIVLTFTVLLTQLTRSDYSNYYVVMHSSEHLPLFYKMTSIWSGSSGSLLFWNLILNIFTFIVLWQTRKSIEDRIPMMNLILAVLSGFFSFLAVFYGDAQPFREFVPEAAAGRGLNPLLQHWAMIIHPPILYIGYVSISIPFAIAMSALVSGQLSEDWMKFIRKWTLFSWFFLGTGILLGSKWAYEELGWGGYWAWDPVENASLMPWLLTSAFVHSVVIQERRGMLKFWNMLLVILAFHFSLLGTWITRSGVLEGPHSFSKSTIGTPFIIYIIGSFLFFTGFVIYRRKNLTPERNLEAITSKEGSFLLNNFLLVLSTAAILLGVFSPLLYGKEFKAPWFNSWGVPAGIFLLLLMGSAPLLAWRKGAGAVFFSTLLKPFIAGIIGGGLYILFYSQNFTKPDSKYGDVLAEVYSVLTVTIGIFTISGIIQEYYRGIRARREEFKNENFFVAGYRMLLKNKRRYGGYLVHFSLVLIFIGYAGNAFKINTSVRFFYELQPPTSEEIVYQSIDKAMIGGYQIEASTLKLKPVLISGLGGEPNIQNVIVSQEGTYTIYRGTDKLSDLVTERRFYPQISHLTGDFETHIPTSEPAILSMAKEDFYIQLGAIETSDLKSENPDLPLMFMQYYFTPGSEMDKLKFFLNFPKQIVANLEVWVNPLVKLIWLGSLLYFLSGIFLLLPLGETKKKTVG; encoded by the coding sequence ATGAATAATTTAGGAACCATCCTTCTTACAGCCTCTCTCGCCATTTTAGTTTTTTCCGCATTACAAACCATCTACGGAATTTATAAACAAGATAGAAAAGCCATTGAACTTGGCCGTCTTGCTCTAATGACAAATCCATTTGTCATTGTATTAACATTTACAGTTTTATTAACACAACTCACCAGGTCAGACTATAGCAACTATTATGTGGTGATGCACTCCAGTGAACACCTACCTTTGTTCTATAAAATGACATCGATATGGTCAGGTTCTTCGGGGAGTTTGTTGTTTTGGAATTTGATTCTAAACATATTCACATTCATCGTGTTATGGCAAACTCGTAAGTCCATTGAAGATAGAATCCCAATGATGAACCTCATCCTTGCAGTTTTATCTGGATTTTTTTCTTTCCTCGCGGTTTTTTACGGAGATGCCCAACCGTTCCGTGAATTTGTTCCGGAAGCGGCTGCAGGCCGGGGCCTCAATCCCCTCCTCCAACATTGGGCGATGATCATCCATCCACCCATCCTTTATATTGGTTATGTAAGTATCTCGATCCCTTTTGCCATTGCCATGTCAGCCCTTGTGTCAGGACAACTCTCTGAAGATTGGATGAAGTTTATCCGCAAATGGACTTTGTTTTCTTGGTTCTTTCTCGGAACAGGAATTTTACTTGGGTCGAAGTGGGCCTATGAAGAGTTAGGTTGGGGTGGGTATTGGGCATGGGATCCGGTAGAGAATGCATCGCTTATGCCATGGCTTCTTACCAGTGCCTTTGTCCATTCGGTTGTGATCCAAGAACGCCGTGGGATGTTGAAGTTTTGGAATATGTTACTTGTGATCCTTGCTTTTCATTTTAGTTTGCTTGGAACCTGGATCACTCGTTCCGGGGTTCTCGAGGGCCCACATAGTTTTTCTAAGTCTACGATTGGAACTCCTTTTATCATCTATATCATTGGTAGTTTTCTATTCTTTACAGGTTTTGTAATTTATAGAAGAAAAAATCTGACCCCAGAGAGAAACTTGGAAGCCATCACTTCCAAAGAAGGAAGTTTTCTTTTAAATAACTTCTTACTTGTACTTTCGACCGCAGCAATTCTGTTAGGTGTCTTTTCCCCCCTATTGTATGGAAAAGAATTTAAGGCTCCTTGGTTTAACTCCTGGGGAGTCCCTGCAGGAATTTTTCTTTTACTTCTTATGGGATCGGCACCACTTTTAGCTTGGAGAAAGGGAGCAGGAGCTGTCTTTTTTTCCACTCTTCTGAAACCTTTTATTGCGGGGATCATTGGTGGCGGTTTGTACATCCTTTTCTATTCCCAAAACTTTACTAAACCAGACAGTAAGTATGGGGACGTACTTGCCGAAGTGTATTCGGTTCTTACGGTTACCATCGGTATTTTTACCATATCTGGAATCATCCAAGAATACTACAGAGGGATCAGAGCTCGACGAGAAGAGTTTAAAAACGAGAACTTTTTTGTGGCCGGATACCGGATGTTACTCAAAAACAAACGCCGGTATGGTGGGTATTTAGTCCATTTTTCGCTTGTCCTTATCTTTATTGGTTATGCGGGAAATGCTTTTAAAATCAATACCTCTGTCCGATTTTTTTATGAACTCCAACCGCCCACTTCTGAAGAAATAGTCTATCAGTCCATCGACAAAGCGATGATTGGTGGTTACCAAATCGAAGCCTCCACTCTCAAATTAAAACCAGTCCTGATCTCAGGACTTGGTGGGGAACCTAATATCCAAAATGTGATTGTTTCTCAAGAAGGAACTTATACCATCTATCGAGGGACAGACAAACTTTCCGATTTGGTTACTGAACGTAGGTTTTACCCACAGATTTCTCACCTAACAGGAGATTTCGAAACTCACATTCCGACCAGTGAACCTGCTATCCTCTCTATGGCAAAAGAAGATTTTTACATCCAACTTGGTGCCATTGAAACTTCTGATCTGAAATCAGAAAACCCAGACCTACCTTTGATGTTTATGCAATATTACTTCACACCAGGAAGTGAAATGGACAAACTTAAGTTCTTTCTCAATTTTCCAAAACAGATTGTTGCAAACCTGGAAGTTTGGGTGAACCCACTCGTAAAACTCATTTGGCTTGGATCTTTACTTTATTTCCTTTCTGGAATTTTTTTGTTACTCCCTCTTGGGGAAACCAAAAAGAAGACGGTAGGTTGA
- a CDS encoding aromatic amino acid lyase gives MNLSTLQSLSKSGSFSHLTNVRLSIEEERIQLESILKSSKEKLIYGIHTGFGPHAFLSNGDVEKIQKSLIYHLTVEPVFSTEGVPHSNLSHKEARAVLAARIHCLSLGGSGIRFETLELLNVLLELDCIPVLPERGSLSASGDLIPLSYIPLALLGESGFTGLGKDLGPNQWNGGISQIPGLPWTPQAKEAISLTNGTSFTTALLGLQVLEFRNLLSYSLELLKYLFSFHSVFSDAFHPAYHNHKQFFGPKEIVRILYPIVSQNSKEKQEGTRIQDIYSIRCIPQILGSILDEIISIGQVVEQELNSLSDNPVLIKTENSDVRFAEGGGFYAAQVSFAADRLQNVMAVWFTWVDRFLNYLYEPKENVEFPLMLSEKPGTYAGLSGLGLMSTHLTAEVRRDSMPGSVQSIPTNGNNQDIVPMGALSVLRNRRTVVGGYKLLSILAFSIYQSSRFAKRKQLVPKMDLFEGIETMAEDRSLDLEIQTLNERLRNSTSSLVKIPID, from the coding sequence TTGAACTTATCTACACTCCAATCATTATCCAAATCTGGTTCTTTTTCTCATTTAACTAATGTTCGACTTTCTATCGAAGAGGAACGAATTCAATTAGAATCCATTTTAAAATCTTCCAAAGAAAAACTGATTTATGGAATTCATACTGGATTTGGACCTCATGCCTTCCTCTCCAATGGAGATGTCGAAAAAATTCAAAAATCTCTAATCTATCATCTAACAGTGGAGCCTGTGTTTTCTACGGAAGGAGTTCCCCATTCGAATTTGAGTCATAAAGAAGCCAGGGCGGTGCTTGCTGCAAGGATTCATTGTTTGTCACTTGGTGGATCGGGAATCCGTTTTGAAACATTAGAACTTCTTAATGTACTTTTAGAACTGGATTGTATCCCTGTTTTACCAGAAAGAGGTTCTCTTTCTGCTTCCGGCGATTTAATTCCTTTAAGTTATATTCCTTTAGCACTTCTTGGTGAGTCTGGATTTACGGGTCTTGGAAAGGATTTAGGTCCAAATCAGTGGAATGGAGGCATCTCGCAAATTCCGGGTCTCCCATGGACACCCCAGGCAAAAGAAGCCATCTCCCTCACGAACGGGACCAGTTTTACTACGGCTCTTCTTGGCCTCCAAGTCCTTGAATTTCGAAATCTTCTATCTTATTCATTAGAACTTTTAAAATACCTATTTAGTTTTCATTCTGTTTTCTCTGATGCCTTCCATCCGGCCTACCACAACCATAAACAATTTTTTGGTCCCAAAGAAATTGTTCGTATTCTTTATCCTATCGTTTCCCAAAACTCCAAAGAGAAACAAGAAGGAACACGAATTCAGGATATTTATTCCATTCGCTGCATTCCCCAAATCCTTGGTTCTATTTTAGATGAAATCATTTCTATCGGTCAGGTCGTAGAACAAGAGTTAAATTCACTTTCGGACAATCCGGTTTTAATCAAAACAGAAAATTCGGATGTTCGGTTTGCAGAAGGTGGTGGTTTTTATGCAGCTCAGGTTAGTTTTGCTGCGGATCGTTTGCAAAATGTAATGGCAGTTTGGTTTACTTGGGTTGACCGATTTTTGAATTATCTTTACGAACCAAAAGAAAATGTTGAATTTCCATTGATGTTATCAGAAAAACCAGGAACTTACGCGGGCCTTTCTGGCTTGGGGCTTATGTCCACTCATCTAACAGCAGAAGTGCGAAGAGATAGTATGCCAGGTTCTGTACAATCCATACCTACAAACGGCAACAACCAGGACATTGTTCCTATGGGTGCTCTTTCTGTCTTACGAAATCGGCGAACGGTTGTTGGTGGGTATAAATTGTTATCGATTTTGGCTTTCTCTATTTACCAATCATCGAGGTTTGCAAAAAGGAAACAACTGGTTCCGAAAATGGATTTATTTGAGGGGATCGAGACAATGGCAGAGGACAGAAGTCTGGATTTAGAAATCCAGACTTTAAATGAACGTTTGAGAAATTCTACTTCTTCTCTTGTAAAGATTCCAATCGATTGA
- a CDS encoding sugar phosphotransferase, with protein MVSFFPPILTILVVLSLILHTFYVYSRFGVKDVPNERSLHDVVTKKSGGMFFIPLFLGSVIYLLFCPDAGISLVFPNEFDQRTDIYLLLAGVIIFCLLGFVDDLYHLSPKLRLFLELSVVAVFLVWMNPEITYFGLISLPKPIHIFVLTVFLVFAVNLVNFMDGMDWYLVTTLFISYFSLVIASPHFYSIDHLGFHFYMVLFLSMFGFIFYNFPKAKLFMGDSGSLALGFFVMALPLFVGKWEKTNSNPWDITYYFYLFPYFWLDGIFTLIKRFFQKKHLFSAHREHLFQRITETRLGKIGSLSIFTFLNLVIVCIHFVLKSYGMSAQLTLTILFLFSVISYGLLWTLIPRKNLA; from the coding sequence ATGGTCTCTTTTTTCCCGCCAATACTCACCATTCTTGTCGTTCTAAGCCTAATTTTGCATACATTCTATGTCTATTCCCGCTTTGGCGTCAAAGATGTGCCAAACGAACGAAGCCTTCACGACGTGGTGACCAAAAAGTCTGGGGGAATGTTTTTTATCCCCTTGTTTCTTGGCTCAGTAATTTACCTCCTCTTTTGCCCTGATGCGGGAATTTCACTTGTTTTTCCAAATGAATTTGATCAAAGAACGGACATTTATCTACTGTTAGCTGGAGTTATTATATTTTGTCTTTTAGGATTCGTTGATGATTTGTATCACCTCAGTCCAAAACTTCGATTGTTTTTAGAACTGTCGGTTGTGGCCGTTTTTTTGGTTTGGATGAACCCTGAGATCACATATTTTGGTCTGATTTCTCTTCCAAAACCGATTCATATTTTTGTCCTGACAGTCTTTCTTGTATTTGCAGTCAACCTAGTGAACTTTATGGATGGGATGGATTGGTATTTAGTCACTACCCTTTTTATTTCTTATTTTTCTTTGGTTATTGCCTCTCCCCACTTCTATTCAATAGATCATTTGGGGTTTCATTTCTATATGGTTTTATTTCTCTCTATGTTTGGATTTATATTTTATAATTTTCCAAAAGCAAAATTATTTATGGGAGACAGTGGATCCTTAGCTTTAGGATTTTTTGTGATGGCATTACCTTTGTTTGTTGGGAAATGGGAAAAAACTAACTCCAATCCTTGGGATATCACTTATTATTTTTATTTGTTCCCGTATTTTTGGCTGGATGGAATTTTTACTTTAATCAAACGATTCTTCCAAAAGAAACATTTGTTTTCAGCTCACCGGGAACACCTCTTTCAACGTATCACAGAAACCAGGTTAGGTAAAATCGGTTCTTTAAGTATATTCACCTTCTTAAACCTCGTCATAGTTTGTATCCATTTTGTATTAAAATCCTATGGTATGTCTGCACAACTCACACTCACCATCCTTTTCCTTTTTTCCGTGATAAGTTATGGACTGCTTTGGACACTGATACCCAGAAAAAACCTTGCATAA
- a CDS encoding MBL fold metallo-hydrolase: protein MKSLSFISLILFFVFSCFADASVRDSHHTGNGFKNPNPNFETKGLWNVIFWQFQRFQLPYSLDSKDYPPFPVLPNDGNQLQTNKSKLSVTWVGHATTLIQIDGVNILTDPIWSERCSPVSFIGPKRYTPPGIKIDDLPRIDIVILSHNHYDHTDLPTLKQLEEKFHPLVFTGIGNKKLLLAEGLKNVKEMDWWEETKTKDLTITFTPTQHFSGRGLLDRDETLWGSYLISGEKEKVYFAGDTGYYTHFREIADRFGSIDVAILPVGATEPRWMMEPVHVDPKQAVQAFVDLKAKYLVPMHYMTFVLSDEPLDSPVPRTKEEMNRAGISEGKFVPLKIGESRFF from the coding sequence GTGAAGTCCCTATCTTTTATCTCCTTAATTCTTTTTTTTGTTTTTTCCTGTTTTGCAGATGCAAGTGTTCGAGATTCCCACCATACAGGAAACGGATTCAAAAATCCAAATCCTAACTTTGAAACCAAAGGTTTATGGAATGTCATCTTTTGGCAATTCCAACGTTTCCAACTTCCCTATAGTTTGGATTCGAAAGATTATCCTCCCTTTCCTGTCTTACCTAATGATGGTAACCAATTACAAACTAACAAATCGAAACTTTCTGTCACTTGGGTGGGACATGCCACAACTCTCATTCAAATTGATGGAGTGAATATCTTAACAGATCCCATTTGGAGCGAAAGGTGTTCGCCGGTGAGTTTTATTGGTCCCAAACGTTACACTCCCCCGGGAATTAAAATCGACGATCTACCTCGAATCGACATTGTGATTCTATCCCACAATCATTACGACCACACCGATCTACCCACTTTGAAACAATTAGAAGAAAAGTTCCATCCGCTTGTATTCACTGGAATTGGAAACAAGAAACTATTGTTAGCTGAAGGTTTGAAAAATGTGAAGGAAATGGATTGGTGGGAAGAAACAAAAACAAAAGATCTAACCATCACTTTTACCCCTACCCAACACTTTAGTGGGCGTGGACTACTGGATCGAGATGAAACTCTTTGGGGAAGTTATCTGATCTCAGGTGAAAAGGAAAAGGTCTACTTTGCAGGGGACACAGGTTATTATACCCATTTTCGCGAAATAGCAGACCGATTTGGGTCGATAGACGTTGCTATTTTACCTGTGGGAGCGACAGAGCCCCGCTGGATGATGGAACCAGTTCACGTAGATCCGAAACAAGCTGTCCAAGCCTTTGTGGATCTGAAGGCTAAATATTTGGTTCCCATGCACTATATGACCTTTGTTCTCTCGGATGAACCCTTAGATTCTCCTGTGCCCCGCACTAAAGAGGAGATGAATCGAGCAGGAATCTCCGAAGGAAAATTCGTTCCTTTAAAAATTGGCGAATCTCGCTTTTTTTAG
- a CDS encoding cytochrome c maturation protein CcmE yields MNRKFLTLLFLIGLSLGGIAYFSSQETSYLLLDASELAANQTKYSDQNLRVRGFVRVGSLVREGKKAKFDLELNDQIIPVFFTGATLLPDAFKEGARARVDGKLDRGVLVASHVEAKCASKYEAGYAEEK; encoded by the coding sequence ATGAATCGTAAGTTTTTAACTCTTTTGTTTCTCATTGGACTTTCACTCGGCGGGATCGCTTATTTTTCCTCGCAGGAAACCTCTTACCTCCTTTTGGATGCCTCAGAACTGGCAGCAAACCAAACCAAATACTCTGACCAAAATCTTCGTGTGCGAGGGTTTGTGCGGGTGGGAAGCCTAGTCCGGGAAGGAAAAAAAGCCAAATTCGATTTGGAACTGAATGATCAAATCATCCCCGTGTTTTTTACAGGAGCCACTCTTTTGCCAGATGCCTTCAAAGAAGGAGCAAGAGCTCGAGTGGACGGAAAGTTGGATCGCGGGGTTTTAGTGGCTTCACACGTTGAAGCAAAATGTGCCTCTAAATATGAAGCGGGATACGCTGAGGAAAAATGA
- a CDS encoding DUF368 domain-containing protein — MPLSKKEILFCLLNGFLIGIANLIPGVSGGTFALILGLYDRLITAITSLNLDTIKASLALLIGFWKEDVRKRFAAEMKRIDFWFLVFLGIGLLLSVISGAKLIQFLLQNYPQATLALFIGLIFPSLAVPYKLIEKHSFFVWLFLIPGILLTIVPSFFMGDTTGSENPLIAFLTGAVAISAMILPGISGSYIMLVLGEYQIVIGKLSTILEPSSIVFLGAFGIGCLLGLLIFTHFVKWLFLKYKSHTMTFLLGLILGSFFILWPFKDYANGQAIVGRSGEVKRDIQIATAENVLPKDFEETQIPLGALVFGLVLGFGLNRLESLQEKK; from the coding sequence ATGCCTCTATCGAAAAAAGAAATTCTATTCTGCCTTCTCAATGGTTTTCTCATCGGGATTGCAAACCTCATCCCCGGTGTTTCCGGAGGGACTTTCGCACTCATCCTCGGACTTTATGACAGGTTGATCACGGCCATTACATCTCTAAATTTAGATACCATCAAAGCTTCGTTAGCTTTACTGATCGGTTTTTGGAAAGAAGATGTTAGAAAACGTTTTGCAGCAGAAATGAAACGGATTGATTTTTGGTTCCTTGTTTTTCTTGGAATTGGTCTTTTGTTATCAGTTATCTCTGGAGCAAAACTCATTCAGTTTCTACTCCAAAACTATCCGCAAGCAACCCTTGCTCTGTTTATAGGACTCATCTTCCCTTCTTTGGCAGTTCCTTACAAACTGATTGAAAAACACAGTTTCTTTGTATGGTTATTTTTAATTCCAGGAATCCTACTCACAATTGTTCCTAGTTTTTTTATGGGTGATACCACAGGTTCTGAAAATCCACTCATTGCTTTTCTCACAGGAGCTGTGGCAATTTCTGCAATGATTTTACCAGGGATCTCTGGTTCCTACATCATGCTTGTGCTCGGTGAATACCAAATTGTGATTGGAAAACTTTCCACCATCCTCGAACCAAGTTCCATTGTATTCCTTGGAGCTTTTGGGATTGGATGTCTACTGGGACTTCTTATTTTTACTCATTTCGTAAAATGGTTATTTTTGAAATACAAATCTCATACAATGACTTTTTTACTAGGTCTTATTCTCGGATCTTTTTTTATCCTTTGGCCGTTCAAAGATTATGCGAATGGTCAGGCGATTGTAGGAAGATCAGGAGAAGTAAAACGAGACATTCAAATTGCAACTGCAGAAAATGTGTTACCTAAGGATTTTGAAGAAACACAAATTCCGTTAGGTGCCCTTGTTTTCGGACTTGTTCTTGGCTTTGGTCTCAATCGATTGGAATCTTTACAAGAGAAGAAGTAG
- a CDS encoding cytochrome c-type biogenesis protein CcmH: MKRENAYHRNDQIRKVISESFPLARFSAGVSKSKLWIVGFWFLLPSLLLAQKTTTNLKEEGQIQTFLKVTEQIRCICLPSLPIQSCSFNMCAASSYLKTFIENRIKDGMKEEEIISKMENGFGDSVLKDPIVMMFQENGNQGMVDSIVYGFGPKILAQPDGTWINFTLFALGVLGLFGIYKFGTRKKKETAEANPKPSSDQKSTTEEIKNKIRKFEEET; this comes from the coding sequence ATGAAAAGAGAAAATGCTTATCACAGAAATGACCAAATAAGAAAGGTTATTTCGGAATCATTCCCACTAGCACGATTCAGTGCTGGAGTATCAAAATCAAAACTTTGGATTGTGGGATTTTGGTTTCTCTTACCAAGTCTGTTGTTAGCACAGAAAACAACTACCAACCTAAAAGAGGAAGGTCAGATTCAAACCTTCTTAAAAGTAACGGAACAAATTCGTTGTATCTGTTTGCCAAGCCTCCCGATCCAATCTTGTTCGTTTAATATGTGTGCGGCCTCGAGTTACCTCAAAACCTTTATCGAAAACCGAATCAAAGACGGAATGAAGGAAGAGGAAATCATTTCAAAAATGGAAAATGGTTTTGGAGATTCTGTTTTAAAAGACCCCATTGTGATGATGTTTCAGGAAAACGGAAACCAAGGAATGGTCGATTCCATTGTCTATGGATTTGGACCAAAAATTTTAGCGCAACCAGATGGAACTTGGATCAATTTCACCCTATTTGCATTAGGTGTTCTCGGACTTTTTGGAATCTATAAATTTGGGACCAGAAAAAAGAAGGAAACTGCAGAGGCAAATCCTAAGCCATCAAGTGACCAAAAGTCTACCACAGAAGAAATCAAAAACAAAATCCGTAAATTCGAAGAAGAAACTTAA
- a CDS encoding YdcF family protein, with amino-acid sequence MDSIFFTLSKFGTVLLYPLPVFFLFAFLLILKTKLGQGKFHLFQIILFLYLASNSYVANFLLQSLEKDYPPVAIKDVPKSDVAIVLGGMIQTISLHPGRPELSDSADRLTDAIRLYKAGKVKKILFTGGSGLLFADAYKEAELAKEIFLGLGVPEKDLIWENQSRNTYENAVETKKLLLEKKIESAVLITSAFHMKRAAGCFEKQNIQFVSYPTDYRATNLQAGAFELYIPSAGFLEQTTLAIKEWVGYFVYRAKSYL; translated from the coding sequence ATGGATTCTATCTTCTTTACACTTTCCAAATTCGGCACCGTTCTACTCTACCCACTTCCAGTTTTTTTCCTTTTCGCCTTCTTACTCATCCTAAAAACCAAATTAGGACAAGGGAAGTTTCATCTCTTCCAAATCATTTTGTTTTTATATTTAGCATCTAACTCCTATGTTGCCAATTTCCTACTCCAATCTTTGGAAAAAGACTATCCACCTGTAGCTATTAAGGATGTTCCCAAGTCCGACGTAGCGATTGTTTTAGGTGGAATGATTCAAACGATTTCCTTACATCCTGGGAGGCCAGAACTTTCAGACTCCGCAGACCGACTGACAGATGCCATCAGACTTTATAAGGCAGGAAAGGTAAAAAAGATTCTTTTTACTGGTGGATCGGGACTTTTATTTGCGGATGCTTATAAGGAAGCAGAATTAGCAAAAGAAATATTTTTAGGACTCGGTGTTCCTGAAAAAGACTTAATTTGGGAAAACCAGTCTCGAAACACTTATGAAAATGCAGTGGAAACAAAGAAGTTGTTACTCGAGAAAAAAATAGAGTCAGCAGTTCTTATCACATCTGCCTTCCATATGAAACGTGCTGCCGGATGTTTTGAAAAACAAAACATTCAGTTTGTTTCCTATCCCACAGACTATCGTGCCACGAATCTGCAAGCGGGGGCCTTTGAACTCTACATTCCCTCTGCCGGTTTTTTGGAACAAACCACTCTCGCCATCAAAGAATGGGTGGGATATTTTGTGTATCGGGCCAAATCCTACCTGTAA
- a CDS encoding sodium:proton antiporter → MLKKLLTTIVFLVCLSVTTAGLFAEDPTPVPTQSTTQEETGHSSHGESVHQELPYWSVLPFVAILLSIAILPVASHKTSHWWEDNNNKLILAVGLGAISFVLLLVYGYSHNIVHTVFFDYIPFIILLGSLFYISGGIVIKGDIHATPLNNTLYLLIGAGLASFIGTTGASMLLIRPLLKTNSERKHVVHTVVFFIFLVSNIGGSLTPLGDPPLFLGYLKGVPFTWTFKLLPEMLVAVVILLTVYFVWDTLAYKKETIKDLKKDDKLATPFSIGGQVNFIWLLGVILAVAFLNSNYIPEINNTPTLGFIREGVLLLLIGLSKFTSKEADRKFNNFTLHPIQEVAYLFIGIFITMIPALVLLEAHGKELGITQNWQFFWATGAFSSVLDNAPTYLTFGSLASGLLTPAGAASPLTLGQFIGNVQAEEILKAISVGAVFMGANTYIGNAPNFMVKSVAEENKVKMPSFGGYLAYSMGILVPVFILITFVFFV, encoded by the coding sequence ATGTTGAAGAAGCTTCTCACAACGATAGTATTCCTGGTTTGTTTGTCTGTGACAACAGCCGGTTTATTTGCGGAAGACCCGACTCCGGTTCCAACGCAGTCAACCACTCAGGAAGAAACAGGACATTCGTCTCACGGCGAATCAGTACATCAGGAATTACCATATTGGTCAGTATTACCTTTTGTTGCCATTTTACTCTCCATTGCAATCTTACCGGTTGCTTCTCACAAAACTTCTCATTGGTGGGAAGACAATAATAACAAATTGATTCTTGCTGTGGGACTTGGAGCCATTTCTTTTGTGCTTCTTCTCGTTTATGGTTACAGCCATAATATTGTTCACACAGTATTCTTCGATTATATCCCTTTTATCATTTTACTCGGATCTTTGTTTTATATTTCCGGTGGAATTGTCATCAAGGGAGACATCCATGCAACTCCGCTCAATAACACATTGTATTTGTTAATTGGGGCCGGCCTTGCTTCCTTTATTGGAACCACAGGGGCATCGATGTTACTCATTCGTCCTTTGTTAAAAACAAATAGCGAAAGAAAACATGTAGTCCATACAGTTGTATTCTTTATCTTCCTTGTTTCGAACATTGGTGGTTCCTTAACACCACTTGGCGATCCTCCACTATTCTTAGGATATTTAAAAGGAGTTCCTTTCACTTGGACATTCAAACTATTACCTGAGATGTTAGTGGCAGTTGTGATTCTACTTACTGTTTATTTTGTTTGGGACACTCTCGCTTACAAAAAAGAAACAATAAAGGATCTCAAAAAAGACGACAAACTTGCCACTCCATTCTCTATCGGTGGGCAGGTGAACTTCATTTGGTTACTCGGTGTGATTTTGGCAGTTGCTTTTTTAAACAGTAACTATATCCCAGAAATCAACAATACTCCTACTCTTGGATTTATTCGTGAAGGTGTATTACTTCTTCTCATTGGACTTTCTAAATTTACATCCAAAGAAGCAGATCGTAAGTTCAATAACTTCACACTACATCCAATACAAGAAGTAGCTTACCTTTTCATTGGAATTTTTATTACGATGATTCCGGCTCTAGTGTTACTCGAAGCACATGGTAAGGAACTTGGAATCACACAAAACTGGCAGTTTTTCTGGGCAACGGGAGCTTTCTCTTCTGTCTTAGATAATGCGCCAACTTATCTCACCTTTGGTTCGTTAGCTTCTGGACTTCTCACTCCGGCAGGGGCGGCAAGCCCTCTCACTCTCGGTCAGTTCATTGGAAATGTCCAAGCAGAAGAAATCCTAAAAGCCATTTCCGTGGGAGCCGTTTTCATGGGTGCGAATACCTATATCGGTAACGCTCCTAACTTTATGGTAAAATCGGTTGCCGAAGAAAACAAAGTAAAGATGCCATCCTTTGGTGGATACTTAGCATATTCTATGGGAATTTTAGTTCCTGTATTTATTCTAATTACCTTCGTATTCTTCGTCTAA